Genomic window (Sebastes umbrosus isolate fSebUmb1 chromosome 21, fSebUmb1.pri, whole genome shotgun sequence):
tatctacatatctatctatctatctatctagtatctatctatctatctatctatctatctaactatctttctatctacatatctatctatctatctatctatatatttatctactgtatctatctatctatctatccatctatctactgtatctatctatctatctatctagtatatatctatctagtatctatctatctaactatctttctatctacatatctgtctttctatctatctatctatctactgtatctatctatctttctatctacatatctatctatctatctatctatctatctactgtatctatctatctttctatctacatatctatctatctatctatctactgtatctatctatctttctatctacatatctatctatctatctatctagtatctatctatctatctatctatctatctaactatctttctatctacatatctatctatctatctatctagtatctatctatctagtatctatctatctatctactgtatctatctatctttctatctacatatctatctatctatctatctactgtatctatctatctttctatctacatatctatctatctatctatctagtatctatctatctatctatctatctatctaactatctttctatctacatatctatctatctatctatctatatatttatctactgtatctatctatctatctatccatctatctactgtatctatctatctatctatctagtatatatctatctagtatctatctatctaactatctttctatctacatatctgtctttctatctatctatctatctactgtatctatctatctttctatctacatatctatctatctatctatctatctatctactgtatctatctatctttctatctacatatctatctatctatctatctactgtatctatctatctttctatctacatatctatctatctatctatctagtatctatctatctatctatctatctatctatctatctaactatctttctatctacatatctatctatctatctatctagtatctatctatctagtatctatctatctatctatctatctaactatctaactatctttctatctacatatctatctatctatctatctagtatctatctatctaactatctagtatctatctactgtatctatctatctttctatctacatatctatctatctatctatctactgtatctatctatctttctatctacatatctatctatctatctatctagtatctatctatctatctatctatctaactatctaactatctttctatctacatatctatctatctagtatctatctatctaactatctagtatctatctacctactgtatctatctatctatctgtaaattgcaatgaaaacaacctttaaaatagaaatggtaataaataaaacagtgcGTTGACATCACATGTGAACGACAACGAGGATTGTCACAAACAGAAGAATCAGCAGTCAACATTTGACCCCAGATCTCAGATCTCAGGATGAACCCCCCAGGTTGTGTTTCTAATGTAAGGTTAGCTCACTGAACCAGCTAGGTGTTAGCATTAGCATACTAGCACACCAATCAGAGCTTAATTAACGCTTACCTTAACAGATATCAGATATAATAATATCAGAGTAGCTTCAACAAACTAACGCGTACTTTCCGGTTTTCAAATATATCGGTtaaattagttgtttttaaCCGTTTTTACCGTTTTACCGTTTTACCGGAGCTGAGACAGCTAACCTCTCCGCATCACTGCTCATTCAAAACAGCGTCAGCAACTACTTCCGGTCTTTTTCTTATATGGGGGTAACTACTTCCGGTCCCGCCCACAACAGTTAGATCCATTTATCTGATTGGTCGACATTTTGAGTGTAATCCTATTGGAGCAAAAAGGtgtcaatcattttttttcagccttCTTCAGCTGCTGTGTGAAGCTCATGTTCTACAGCAGTGCGCCCTCTACTGGACAGGATGGAGCCTGGAATAGGAGCTCtgtaagaaataaatataatatatatatatattatatatataatatacatgtataataaatacatcatatatataatatatatatactaatatacaGTTATATTATAACTGTGGTGGAAGTATTCAAAGTATTgattgtgcagtaaaaagtgCAGTGTTTTAccattatatataatttttggATTAATATTTCTAACTTTTCTcaattaatgcaaaaaaaaaaaaagccctaaaATGCTTTTATGCATTCTTATAAAAAAGAACGATAAACTTGCGGTAGactttgcacaaaaaaaatatttgacttgTTAATTCTTTAAACTTGTTTTATACAGTCCCTGCTTTGCATTACAGTTAGAGCCGTTACATATATGTAGATTCTTCTATTTCTGAATAATTTAAGGAAAATAAAGCTGTAAAACCAAATTTGAAGGcagaacattttatatttacattatccGATCTTGGCTCTGGCCAAGATCTTGCTTCTATCCATTACTGCCAGTTAGCCAAGCTCATGACACATTTAAAAGTTATCTGAATACTGAACCAGCTAACTAAACCTCATGTTTCAGGTGACATCACCAAAACCTGACCTGGAACCTGGTAGTCTCAGGATCCACTGTGTTCAGGTCAGGTAAAACTCTTGTAGCTGGGTCCAACCATAGGAAAGACTAAGATTTCCTGAATTAAAATACTTACTGTTCCTCAGCAATGACACATTTCAGGTTTAATTACGCCCTCACAGCAGGTATGAAACTATAGCATTAGTGTACAACGTGATGTACTGAATGTGCTGCACTATTACAGACATTTTACTTTCATGATTAAATTAAAAGACCCATAAACCAATCACTACTTGATACAAGGAGTTTATTTAGATTTGACAAGTCAACACAAAGGCTCAGTTGAAGGCAGTCTTTGAGGAACCTCCAGTGTTGGCGGtgcctaaaaaacacaaaacatggaTTTAAGAAAAATCAGTGTTTGAAAACCTGAATCATCCACTTTCTGATTACTCACTGATGCTGCAGATTTTGCCAGTAATAAATGATCACAGCTTACCCATTTCAATCCATTTGGGGAGCAGCTCGTTGGGCAAAACTTGGATACTCATTGTAGCGTTGCTGCTGAGAAACCTGAGGTAGCTCGGGCTGGTAGCGTCGCATCTGGGGCCGGTAGAAAGGCTGTTGAGGCTGCGGCTTGGGCGGGTAGCTAGGCTGCTGGGGCAACTGCAGCCGAGGCAACTGCGGCTGAGGTTGCGGCTTGGTTGGGTAGCTAGGCTGCTGGGGTAAATGCGGCCGAGGTTGCGGCTTGGTTGGGTAGCTAGGCTGCTGGGGCAACTGTGGCCGAGGCTGCTGGGGCAACTGCGGCCGAGGCTGAGGCTTGGTTGGGTAGCTAGGCTGCTGGGGCAACTGTGGCCGAGGTTGCGGCTTGGTTGGGTAGCTAGGCTGCTGGGGCAACTGCGGCCGAGGTTGCGGCTTGGTTGGGTAGCTAGGCTGCTGGGGCAGCTGCGGCCGAGGCTGAGGCTTGGGCAACTGCGGCCGAGGCAACTGTGGTTGAGGCTGTGGCGGGTAGTTAGGCTGCTGGGGCAACTGCGGCCGAGGCTGCGGCGGGTAGCTAGGCTGCTGGGGCAACTGCGGCCGAGGCTGCGGTTTTGGCAGGTAGCTAGGCTGCTGGGGCAACTGCGGCCGAGGCAGGTAGCTAGGCTGCTGGGGCAACTGCGGCCGAGGCGGGTAGCTAGGCTGCTGGGGCAACTGCGGCCGAGGCTGAGGCGGGTAGCTAGGCTGCTGGGGCAACTGCGGCAGGTAACTAAGCTGCTGGGGCAACTGCGGCCAAGGTTGCAGCTTGGGTGGGTAGCTAGGCTGCTGAGGCAACTGTGGCCGAGGCTGTGGCAACTGTGGTTGAGGCTGCCGCTTTGGCGGGTAGCTAGGCTGCTGGGGCAACTGCGGTCCAGGCTGCGGCGGGTAGCTAGGCTGCTGAGGCAACTGTGGCTGAGGCTTTGGCGGGTAGCTAGGCTGCTGGGGCAACTGCGGCCAAGGCTTGTGCGGGTAGCTAGGCTGCTGGGGCAACTGCGGCCAAGGTTGCGGCTTGGGTGGGTAACTAGGCTGCTGAGGCAAATGTGGCTGAGGCTTCGGCGGGTAGCTAGGCTGCTGAGGCAACTGCGGCCGAGGCTTGTGCGGGTAGCTAGGCTGCTGGGGCAACTGCGGCCGAGGCTGCTGGTTGGGCGGGTAGCTAGGCTGCTGGGGCAACTGCGGCC
Coding sequences:
- the LOC119480379 gene encoding protein PELPK1-like isoform X2, whose translation is MRFLLRWLLLSLLAVGGGHPANAYHIGSAEKYGDNEVPVAGHQPDSSGFNTGGRTSWSTWPLGGGDSTSNAYKSQVVESGSQPRDPQQPRYPPNQQPRPQLPQQPSYPSKPEPQPQPQLPQQPSYPSKPQPQPRPQLPQQPSYPPQPRPQLPQQPSYPPRPQLPQQPSYPPRPQLPQQPSYPPKLQPRPQLPQQPSYPPKPRPQLPQQPSYPPQPQLPQQPSYPPKPQPQPRPQLPQQPSYPPNQQPRPQLPQQPSYPHKPRPQLPQQPSYPPKPQPHLPQQPSYPPKPQPWPQLPQQPSYPHKPWPQLPQQPSYPPKPQPQLPQQPSYPPQPGPQLPQQPSYPPKRQPQPQLPQPRPQLPQQPSYPPKLQPWPQLPQQLSYLPQLPQQPSYPPQPRPQLPQQPSYPPRPQLPQQPSYLPRPQLPQPRPQLPQQPSYPTKPQPRPQLPQQPSYPTKPQPRPQLPQQPSYPTKPQPRPQLPQQPRPQLPQQPSYPTKPQPRPHLPQQPSYPTKPQPQPQLPRLQLPQQPSYPPKPQPQQPFYRPQMRRYQPELPQVSQQQRYNEYPSFAQRAAPQMGTANTGGSSKTAFN
- the LOC119480379 gene encoding proline-rich protein 2-like isoform X3: MRFLLRWLLLSLLAVGGGHPANAYHIGSAEKYGDNEVPVAGHQPDSSGFNTGGRTSWSTWPLGGGDSTSNAYKSQVVESGSQPRDPQQPRYPPNQQPRPQLPQQPSYPSKPEPQPQPQLPQQPSYPSKPQPQPRPQLPQQPSYPPQPRPQLPQQPSYPPRPQLPQQPSYPPRPQLPQQPSYPPKLQPRPQLPQQPSYPPKPRPQLPQQPSYPPQPQLPQQPSYPPKPQPQPRPQLPQQPSYPPNQQPRPQLPQQPSYPHKPRPQLPQQPSYPPKPQPHLPQQPSYPPKPQPWPQLPQQPSYPHKPWPQLPQQPSYPPKPQPQLPQQPSYPPQPGPQLPQQPSYPPKRQPQPQLPQPRPQLPQQPSYPPKQQPSYPPQPRPQLPQQPSYPPRPQLPQQPSYLPRPQLPQPRPQLPQQPSYPTKPQPRPQLPQQPSYPTKPQPRPQLPQQPSYPTKPQPRPQLPQQPRPQLPQQPSYPTKPQPRPHLPQQPSYPTKPQPQPQLPRLQLPQQPSYPPKPQPQQPFYRPQMRRYQPELPQVSQQQRYNEYPSFAQRAAPQMGTANTGGSSKTAFN
- the LOC119480379 gene encoding protein PELPK1-like isoform X1, whose product is MRFLLRWLLLSLLAVGGGHPANAYHIGSAEKYGDNEVPVAGHQPDSSGFNTGGRTSWSTWPLGGGDSTSNAYKSQVVESGSQPRDPQQPRYPPNQQPRPQLPQQPSYPSKPEPQPQPQLPQQPSYPSKPQPQPRPQLPQQPSYPPQPRPQLPQQPSYPPRPQLPQQPSYPPRPQLPQQPSYPPKLQPRPQLPQQPSYPPKPRPQLPQQPSYPPQPQLPQQPSYPPKPQPQPRPQLPQQPSYPPNQQPRPQLPQQPSYPHKPRPQLPQQPSYPPKPQPHLPQQPSYPPKPQPWPQLPQQPSYPHKPWPQLPQQPSYPPKPQPQLPQQPSYPPQPGPQLPQQPSYPPKRQPQPQLPQPRPQLPQQPSYPPKLQPWPQLPQQLSYLPQLPQQPSYPPQPRPQLPQQPSYPPRPQLPQQPSYLPRPQLPQPRPQLPQQPSYPTKPQPRPQLPQQPSYPTKPQPRPQLPQQPSYPTKPQPRPQLPQQPRPQLPQQPSYPTKPQPRPHLPQQPSYPTKPQPQPQLPRLQLPQQPSYPPKPQPQQPFYRPQMRRYQPELPQVSQQQRYNEYPSFAQRAAPQMGTANTGGSSKTAFN